Proteins from a single region of Haloterrigena alkaliphila:
- a CDS encoding amphi-Trp domain-containing protein has product MPEEVLFESESSQSREAIASYLRTVAENLESGNAISLKAGTESVTLDPPARPTFEVKAEREGPTDSPGELSIEFELEWDENGGDGDGGSGQLEIE; this is encoded by the coding sequence ATGCCCGAAGAAGTCCTGTTCGAGTCCGAGAGCAGCCAGAGCAGAGAAGCGATCGCATCGTACCTTCGCACCGTTGCAGAGAACCTCGAAAGCGGGAACGCGATTTCGCTGAAAGCAGGCACCGAGTCGGTGACGCTCGATCCGCCAGCCCGTCCGACCTTCGAAGTCAAGGCCGAACGCGAGGGGCCGACGGATAGTCCCGGCGAGTTGAGTATCGAGTTCGAACTCGAGTGGGACGAGAACGGCGGTGACGGGGATGGTGGAAGCGGGCAGTTAGAAATCGAGTGA
- the mbhE gene encoding hydrogen gas-evolving membrane-bound hydrogenase subunit E, translating into MPPELSVVLAAVGLPFAAAVCTPVLYRLLGERTGYAGVAVALASFLLLATQYGTEGAVALEWIPSLDVALQFYVDGWGLLFAMLACGIGTLIFLYSPAYMHGESHLPRFYAALLAFMGSIIGVALAADLIAIFLFWELTSLASFVLIGHYTADDSSQYAARMAMFITVGGGLFLLVGLLLLSVVAGDVVGPDAAFNLAAMLENADAMAEGLREQGLFLPVLGLLAIGAGTKSAQVPLHFWLPNAMAAPTPVSAFLHSATMVKVGVYFVGRMRPILVGEEWLFLFATLGLTTMTVCAIMAVAATDIKELLAYSTASHLGLMVAGFGFTSVYGAETGVFHLLNHALFKATLFLVAGIVAHEAGTRNIHSLGGLRRDLPITALITVVVALSMAGIPPFNGFYSKELLFEAAVEASHYHDIGALGWLYPAVAVFGSIFTVLYSLRFLALFFGDRPEELGHVHRPSTTLLVSPAVLAILAAVVSIRPQLAVDVIVQSGVDATALETHEMHAGLPTSYSTPVGMSAVTIALGLAAYPFYDRIHRGIRTVLRTTPPVAANWWYDAVIGNLTGAGAWVGDRIHNGLLRTYATWTLLGTCGLALVGFAAAGAIAPTELVGVDAPPAVALVLLVAVVAGLAVVLSTSHIAGILTLSILGFMVAIFYILASAPDLALTQLVVETLILLIFLLVVEEIPEYYEVELGKYARDAVVSLAVGATAFVTVLVTTDARPEGRTEIARFYTENAVPEGGGTNIVNVILVDFRGFDTMGELVVVAMAAISILTLIVMRSGGGDE; encoded by the coding sequence ATGCCGCCAGAGTTGTCGGTGGTGCTGGCCGCCGTCGGGTTGCCCTTCGCCGCCGCCGTCTGTACGCCGGTCCTGTATCGGCTCCTCGGGGAACGGACCGGCTACGCGGGCGTGGCGGTCGCGCTGGCGTCCTTCCTCCTGCTCGCGACCCAGTACGGCACCGAGGGAGCCGTCGCTCTCGAGTGGATTCCCTCGCTGGACGTCGCGCTGCAGTTCTACGTCGACGGCTGGGGACTGCTGTTCGCGATGCTGGCCTGTGGCATCGGGACGCTGATCTTCCTCTACTCGCCGGCGTACATGCACGGCGAGTCCCACCTGCCGCGGTTCTACGCCGCGTTGCTCGCGTTCATGGGCTCGATCATCGGCGTGGCGCTGGCCGCCGATCTGATCGCCATCTTCCTGTTCTGGGAGCTTACCAGCCTCGCTTCGTTCGTCCTGATCGGCCACTACACGGCCGACGACTCCTCGCAGTACGCCGCCCGGATGGCGATGTTCATCACCGTCGGCGGCGGCCTCTTCTTGCTCGTCGGGCTCCTCTTGCTGTCGGTCGTCGCCGGCGACGTCGTCGGCCCCGACGCGGCGTTCAATCTGGCCGCGATGCTCGAGAACGCGGACGCGATGGCCGAGGGGCTCCGGGAGCAGGGCCTGTTCCTGCCGGTGCTGGGCCTGCTCGCCATCGGCGCGGGAACCAAGTCCGCGCAGGTCCCGCTCCACTTCTGGTTACCGAACGCGATGGCCGCGCCGACGCCCGTCTCCGCGTTCCTGCACTCCGCGACGATGGTGAAAGTCGGCGTCTACTTCGTCGGCCGAATGCGGCCCATCCTCGTCGGCGAGGAGTGGCTCTTCCTGTTCGCAACGCTCGGCCTGACGACGATGACGGTCTGTGCGATCATGGCCGTCGCCGCGACGGACATCAAGGAACTGCTCGCTTACTCGACGGCGAGCCACCTCGGACTGATGGTCGCCGGCTTCGGCTTCACGTCGGTCTACGGGGCCGAGACCGGCGTCTTTCACCTCCTGAACCACGCGCTGTTCAAGGCGACGCTCTTTCTCGTCGCCGGCATCGTCGCCCACGAAGCCGGCACCCGTAACATCCACAGCCTCGGCGGGCTCCGCCGCGACCTGCCGATCACGGCGCTGATCACGGTCGTCGTCGCGCTCAGCATGGCGGGTATCCCGCCCTTCAACGGCTTCTACTCCAAGGAACTGCTGTTCGAGGCGGCCGTGGAGGCGAGCCACTATCACGACATCGGCGCCCTCGGCTGGCTCTACCCCGCCGTCGCGGTCTTCGGCAGCATTTTCACCGTCCTCTACTCGCTGCGCTTTCTCGCGCTGTTCTTCGGCGATCGGCCCGAGGAACTGGGCCACGTCCACCGGCCGTCGACGACGCTGCTCGTCTCGCCGGCCGTGCTGGCGATCCTCGCCGCCGTCGTCAGCATCAGGCCGCAACTGGCCGTCGACGTCATCGTCCAGTCGGGGGTCGACGCGACGGCGCTCGAGACCCACGAGATGCACGCCGGGCTCCCCACCAGCTACTCCACGCCGGTGGGGATGAGCGCGGTCACGATCGCGCTCGGACTGGCCGCCTACCCGTTCTACGACCGGATCCACCGCGGGATCCGCACCGTCCTGCGGACGACCCCGCCGGTCGCCGCGAACTGGTGGTACGACGCCGTCATCGGGAACCTCACGGGCGCCGGCGCCTGGGTCGGCGACCGGATCCACAACGGACTGCTCCGGACGTACGCGACCTGGACGCTGCTCGGCACCTGCGGGCTCGCGCTCGTGGGCTTCGCCGCGGCGGGAGCCATCGCGCCGACCGAACTCGTCGGAGTCGACGCGCCGCCCGCGGTCGCGCTCGTCCTCCTCGTCGCCGTCGTGGCCGGCCTCGCGGTCGTGCTCTCGACCTCCCACATCGCCGGGATCCTCACGCTCTCGATCCTGGGCTTCATGGTCGCCATCTTCTACATCCTCGCGAGCGCGCCCGACCTCGCGTTGACCCAGCTGGTCGTCGAGACGCTCATCCTCCTGATCTTCCTGCTGGTGGTCGAGGAGATTCCCGAGTACTACGAGGTCGAACTCGGCAAGTACGCCCGCGACGCCGTCGTCTCGCTGGCCGTCGGCGCGACGGCGTTCGTCACCGTCCTCGTCACGACCGACGCCCGGCCCGAAGGGCGTACGGAGATCGCCCGCTTCTACACCGAGAACGCCGTCCCGGAGGGCGGCGGAACGAACATCGTCAACGTGATCCTCGTGGACTTCCGCGGCTTCGACACGATGGGCGAACTCGTCGTCGTCGCGATGGCCGCCATCTCGATCCTGACGCTGATCGTGATGCGCTCCGGAGGTGGCGACGAATGA
- a CDS encoding monovalent cation/H+ antiporter complex subunit F: MSEAADPALLDAVVRVALILVSGLCVVCSYRVIRGPTNPDRVVALDAIATNVVAIAALFAILTDRGLFVTVSLVLAIIGFIATVAVAKFVTEGEVIE, translated from the coding sequence ATGAGTGAGGCCGCCGATCCGGCGCTGCTCGACGCCGTCGTTCGAGTGGCGCTGATCCTCGTCAGTGGGCTCTGCGTGGTCTGTAGTTACCGAGTGATCCGCGGACCGACGAACCCCGACCGCGTCGTGGCCCTGGACGCCATCGCGACGAACGTCGTCGCCATCGCCGCCCTCTTCGCCATCCTGACCGATCGCGGCCTGTTCGTCACCGTGAGCCTGGTGCTCGCGATCATCGGCTTCATCGCGACGGTCGCCGTCGCCAAGTTCGTCACCGAAGGCGAGGTGATCGAATGA
- a CDS encoding oligosaccharide flippase family protein, translating into MSDATSVSLGGETVKATAAKFTMAAIGFLGTIVFARVLGPSGFGGYYLLFSLVKIADRAVNGWGTAVKKRFSEADAPTGELVGSQALFTLVWMGLAVAVALVTSRWLVSYTGLPEAPVLFVVLLLAVTLFEPLDLMVQARGRVGASMWTDTLRSLLTFPLQLGLILLGLGAAGMAYGLAGATFLTVPILAYYVQARPVAPSRETVANVWSYAKYSIPNSFLGQAYDRFDIILLGYLLAPAAAGHYEVAFKLTVPATFVTMAASSGLMARVSRRHSEGEKLGDDVSNTLAFTSIIAIPMFFGAVAMPERLVVTFFGPDYAEAALLLVGLAAYQIAKTQAGVLSSVIYGIDRPDVNTRISAVTLGINVVLGVALTLVYGAIGVVVATAIAETLRYCLSAIVIKRELSEVVLFPRTLAEQFAAGFVMLAVIVPAERAVAVEQWYHLLAIIGLGAVVYGVTLTAISRKLRVTIRGVVRSSRLGQ; encoded by the coding sequence ATGAGCGACGCGACCTCGGTCAGCCTCGGGGGCGAGACCGTCAAGGCGACGGCCGCGAAGTTCACGATGGCCGCGATCGGGTTCCTCGGGACGATCGTCTTCGCGCGGGTGCTCGGCCCGTCCGGGTTCGGCGGCTACTACCTCCTCTTCTCGCTGGTGAAGATCGCCGATCGGGCGGTCAACGGGTGGGGAACAGCGGTGAAAAAGCGGTTCTCGGAGGCCGACGCCCCGACGGGCGAACTGGTCGGCAGCCAGGCCCTGTTCACGCTGGTCTGGATGGGGCTGGCCGTGGCGGTCGCGCTCGTCACGTCCCGCTGGCTCGTCTCCTACACGGGCCTCCCCGAGGCGCCGGTGTTGTTCGTCGTCCTGCTGCTCGCGGTCACGCTCTTCGAACCGCTCGATCTGATGGTACAGGCGCGGGGCCGCGTCGGCGCCTCGATGTGGACCGATACGCTCCGGTCCCTGCTCACCTTTCCGCTCCAGTTGGGACTGATCCTGCTCGGCCTCGGCGCCGCCGGCATGGCCTACGGGCTGGCCGGCGCGACCTTCCTGACGGTGCCGATCCTCGCGTACTACGTTCAGGCGCGGCCGGTCGCTCCGTCGCGAGAGACGGTCGCGAACGTCTGGTCGTACGCCAAGTACAGCATTCCGAACTCGTTTCTCGGGCAGGCCTACGATCGGTTCGACATCATCCTGCTGGGCTACCTGCTGGCGCCCGCCGCCGCGGGCCACTACGAGGTCGCGTTCAAACTCACGGTTCCGGCGACGTTCGTCACGATGGCCGCCTCGAGCGGCCTGATGGCTCGGGTGAGCCGCCGTCACAGCGAGGGGGAGAAACTCGGGGACGACGTCTCGAACACGCTGGCGTTCACGAGCATCATCGCGATCCCGATGTTCTTCGGCGCCGTGGCGATGCCCGAGCGGCTCGTCGTGACGTTCTTCGGTCCCGACTACGCCGAGGCCGCGTTGCTGCTCGTCGGACTCGCGGCGTACCAGATCGCGAAGACGCAGGCCGGCGTGCTCTCGAGCGTGATCTACGGGATCGATCGGCCCGACGTCAACACGCGAATCTCGGCCGTGACGCTGGGGATCAACGTCGTTCTCGGCGTCGCGCTGACGCTCGTCTACGGCGCGATCGGCGTCGTCGTCGCGACGGCCATCGCCGAGACGCTCCGCTACTGCCTCTCCGCGATCGTCATCAAACGGGAACTCTCCGAGGTCGTGCTGTTCCCGCGAACGCTCGCCGAACAGTTCGCGGCCGGGTTCGTCATGCTCGCCGTAATCGTCCCCGCGGAACGCGCCGTCGCCGTCGAGCAGTGGTACCATCTCCTGGCGATCATCGGGCTGGGGGCGGTCGTCTACGGCGTCACGCTGACCGCGATCAGCCGGAAGCTCCGCGTGACGATCAGAGGCGTCGTCCGCAGTTCGCGGCTCGGGCAGTAG
- a CDS encoding sulfatase-like hydrolase/transferase — translation MNGTATMGDEPSIALVVLDTLRADSFDEHFDWLPGVQFTNAWSTTHWTAPAHASLFTGRYAVEAGVTIKSQDFDRETTRLPELLQDEGYRTRAFSCNVNISEQLGWHHGFDEFDGGWRLSGLGEDVFDWDEFIAEHRSDGPERYLRALWRCVDGDCDTTQSLKQGALMKLRDMGLKGRHPDDGAAEFLEYVRDRSWNRGQEFLFANLMEAHLPYDPPDEYRTYPDEESPHFDSVKATLGEPSADPDRIRTAYDDAVRYLSDIYRDIYAELAAEFDYVVTLADHGEALGEYGAWQHGAGLHPPVTEIPLVVSAPGPNADHRTPNADGADRPTRDALVNLLDVYATVLDIAGIESDHRRGVSFQPLLSSDPLASEPRSSGLLEFHGISKRRAIALEEDGYDVGPVDRERHGIATADCYYFEGLSGTELLGDCDPAVLEAELEGLIADLETREGLAEADLSGLESQLEDLGYL, via the coding sequence ATGAACGGAACCGCGACCATGGGAGACGAGCCATCAATCGCCCTCGTCGTGCTCGATACGCTTCGAGCCGACTCGTTCGACGAGCACTTCGACTGGTTGCCGGGCGTGCAGTTCACGAACGCGTGGAGCACGACCCACTGGACGGCCCCGGCCCACGCCTCGCTGTTCACGGGCCGCTACGCGGTCGAGGCCGGCGTGACGATCAAGTCCCAGGACTTCGACCGGGAGACGACTCGCCTCCCCGAACTGCTTCAGGACGAGGGGTATCGGACGCGGGCGTTCAGCTGCAACGTCAACATCTCGGAGCAACTGGGCTGGCACCACGGGTTCGACGAGTTCGACGGCGGCTGGCGGCTCAGCGGCCTCGGCGAGGACGTCTTCGACTGGGACGAGTTCATCGCTGAACACCGGTCGGACGGCCCCGAACGCTACCTCCGGGCGCTCTGGCGCTGCGTCGACGGCGACTGCGATACGACCCAGTCGCTGAAGCAGGGGGCCCTCATGAAGCTCCGCGATATGGGACTCAAGGGGCGCCACCCCGACGACGGCGCGGCGGAGTTCCTCGAGTACGTTCGGGACCGGTCGTGGAACCGAGGTCAGGAATTCCTCTTCGCGAACCTCATGGAGGCCCACCTGCCGTACGATCCGCCCGACGAGTACCGGACCTACCCGGACGAGGAGTCGCCCCACTTCGACAGCGTGAAGGCCACGCTCGGGGAGCCCTCGGCCGATCCGGACCGGATCAGGACCGCGTACGACGACGCCGTGCGGTACCTCTCGGACATCTACCGCGACATCTACGCGGAACTCGCGGCGGAGTTCGACTACGTCGTGACCCTCGCCGACCACGGCGAGGCGCTCGGGGAGTACGGCGCGTGGCAACACGGCGCCGGGCTCCACCCGCCCGTGACGGAGATTCCGCTCGTCGTCTCCGCGCCCGGGCCGAACGCCGACCACCGGACCCCGAACGCGGACGGCGCGGACCGGCCGACGCGGGACGCCCTCGTGAACCTGCTGGACGTCTACGCGACGGTGCTCGACATCGCCGGAATCGAGTCCGACCACCGCCGCGGCGTTTCGTTCCAGCCGCTGCTCTCGAGCGACCCGCTCGCGTCGGAGCCCCGGTCGAGTGGGCTGCTGGAGTTCCACGGCATCTCGAAGCGGCGGGCGATCGCGCTCGAGGAGGACGGGTACGACGTCGGGCCGGTCGACCGCGAACGCCACGGCATCGCGACGGCCGACTGTTACTACTTCGAGGGCCTCTCCGGGACCGAACTGCTCGGCGACTGCGACCCGGCGGTCCTCGAGGCCGAACTCGAGGGCTTGATCGCCGACCTCGAGACGCGGGAGGGGCTCGCCGAGGCGGATCTGTCCGGTCTGGAATCACAGCTCGAGGATCTGGGATACCTGTGA
- a CDS encoding Na+/H+ antiporter subunit E: MRVKTWPLAGVVFAVLWIFVRGTTLTPSALLGQLIFGLVVGLPTAFVFRRLYIERVDVARGARALPAAGLYFATFAWEIVRANLDVAYRVLSPGMPIEPEVILVPLRVETDLAVTTIANSITLTPGTVTLDYDEETNALYVHAVDGRDPEAIAAPIRTWEDYALEMFDEEASPGDPAPPIVVSGGERDRDQGRERRGESDE, from the coding sequence ATGCGGGTCAAAACCTGGCCGCTGGCCGGCGTCGTCTTCGCCGTGCTGTGGATCTTCGTCCGCGGCACCACGCTGACGCCGTCGGCGCTGCTCGGCCAGCTCATTTTCGGCCTCGTCGTCGGCCTGCCGACGGCCTTCGTCTTCCGCCGGCTGTACATCGAGCGCGTCGACGTCGCTCGCGGGGCGCGTGCGCTCCCGGCGGCCGGCCTCTACTTCGCGACGTTCGCGTGGGAGATCGTCCGGGCGAACCTCGACGTCGCCTACCGGGTGCTCTCGCCGGGGATGCCGATCGAACCCGAGGTGATTCTGGTGCCCTTGCGCGTCGAAACCGACCTCGCGGTCACGACCATCGCCAACAGCATCACGCTCACGCCCGGCACCGTCACGCTGGACTACGACGAGGAGACCAACGCGCTCTACGTCCACGCGGTCGACGGGCGCGATCCCGAAGCGATCGCCGCGCCGATCCGGACGTGGGAGGACTACGCCCTCGAGATGTTCGACGAGGAGGCCTCCCCCGGCGATCCCGCGCCGCCGATCGTCGTCTCCGGCGGGGAAAGAGACAGGGATCAGGGCCGCGAACGGCGAGGTGAGAGCGATGAGTGA
- the twy1 gene encoding 4-demethylwyosine synthase TYW1, whose translation MSDSADGAAGSAPGDERDEGEDGGPMQVSSPDYHSENHTAAQTCGWTANAMRGEGKCYKNIWYGIESHRCIQMTPVVKCNERCVFCWRDHQGHAYEMDDVQWDDPEAVVDASIRLQKKLLSGFGGNDEVPREVFEQAMEPRHVAISLDGEPSLYPYLPELIEAFHDREITTFLVSNGTRPEVLRECDPTQLYVSVDAPERHTFDQVVGAMEDDAWANLLETMDVLAEKDETRTVLRTTLVQGENMHHPDWYAGFYQQADPDFVELKAYMHVGHSRGRLDRSAMPDHEDVVDFAESVREYMPEFTECKEVPASRVALLAKTSDTWVPKLKKDSEFWERDPVTGD comes from the coding sequence ATGAGCGACTCCGCCGACGGGGCCGCCGGTTCGGCTCCCGGCGACGAACGGGACGAGGGCGAGGACGGCGGACCGATGCAGGTCTCGAGTCCGGACTACCACAGCGAGAACCACACGGCCGCCCAGACCTGCGGCTGGACGGCAAACGCCATGCGCGGCGAGGGCAAGTGCTACAAGAACATCTGGTACGGAATCGAGTCCCACCGCTGTATCCAGATGACGCCCGTCGTCAAGTGCAACGAGCGCTGCGTCTTCTGCTGGCGGGACCACCAGGGCCACGCCTACGAGATGGACGACGTCCAGTGGGACGACCCCGAGGCGGTCGTCGACGCCTCGATCCGACTCCAGAAGAAGCTGCTCTCCGGATTCGGGGGCAACGACGAGGTCCCCCGCGAGGTCTTCGAGCAGGCGATGGAGCCGCGCCACGTCGCCATCTCGCTGGACGGCGAACCGTCCCTCTATCCGTATCTGCCAGAACTCATCGAGGCCTTCCACGACCGCGAGATCACCACGTTCCTCGTCTCCAACGGCACCCGACCCGAGGTGCTCCGGGAGTGCGATCCCACCCAACTCTACGTCAGCGTCGACGCGCCCGAGCGCCACACCTTCGATCAGGTCGTCGGCGCCATGGAGGACGACGCCTGGGCAAACCTCCTCGAGACGATGGACGTCCTCGCCGAGAAGGACGAGACCCGTACGGTGCTCCGAACGACGCTCGTTCAGGGCGAGAACATGCACCACCCCGACTGGTACGCGGGCTTCTACCAGCAGGCCGACCCCGACTTCGTCGAACTGAAGGCGTACATGCACGTCGGCCACTCGCGGGGTCGCCTCGACCGATCGGCGATGCCCGACCACGAGGACGTCGTCGACTTCGCAGAGTCGGTCCGCGAGTACATGCCCGAGTTCACCGAGTGCAAGGAGGTGCCCGCCTCTCGAGTCGCCCTGCTCGCGAAGACGTCGGACACCTGGGTGCCGAAACTGAAGAAGGACAGCGAGTTCTGGGAGCGCGATCCGGTTACGGGCGACTGA
- the mnhG gene encoding monovalent cation/H(+) antiporter subunit G translates to MIHATVVAALIVVGVFFLTVGTIGMLRLPNVYNRMHATSKPTTLGTAAIFLAAFAQFGPGQEGMTALIGIGFLFLTVPTGAHMIARAAEKIGVPFEGSVTWPDPGAVERPDRSERTERADRSERTEESGD, encoded by the coding sequence ATGATTCACGCGACGGTCGTGGCCGCGCTGATCGTCGTCGGCGTCTTCTTCCTGACCGTCGGCACCATCGGCATGCTCCGCCTGCCCAACGTCTACAACCGGATGCACGCGACGAGCAAACCCACGACGCTGGGCACGGCGGCGATCTTCCTCGCCGCGTTCGCCCAGTTCGGCCCCGGCCAGGAGGGGATGACCGCGCTGATCGGGATCGGCTTCCTCTTCCTGACCGTTCCGACCGGCGCCCACATGATCGCCCGCGCAGCCGAGAAGATCGGCGTGCCCTTCGAGGGCAGCGTCACCTGGCCCGATCCCGGGGCCGTCGAGCGACCCGATCGATCCGAACGAACAGAACGAGCCGACCGATCCGAGCGAACCGAGGAGTCCGGTGACTGA
- a CDS encoding complex I subunit 5 family protein: MTISTLTADTALVTLAALPAGTESQLVIAPMLIVLVAAVGSLLLSRWPRARIGVSLAGGAAYAIAVAAIDWYVVLAPDAPGIATYQVGDLPAPFGITLVVDGLSAFMLTMVAVLGIASLIFSTRVLPEIDRRSYYFPLFHFLALGVTGAFLTGDLFNLFVWFEVMLMASYIFVAYYGGPQHTRAAFWYVALNLLASAVFLLAVGGIYATTGTLNMADLSRRLADPAAYGIEPAPVVGLFALLLSVFAIKAGLVPFQFWIPTAYRAAPPQITALLAGATKKVGIYAIIRLSFTVFADADVPVELAVPGTELAVSGDSPLVFVGSALFVMAAASILVGGVGAVGRESIEGVLAYSSIAQVGFIAIPVAIAATAPELRHLAVVAALVYALNHTLAKGLLFLAVGAVRSATGTSRLADLGGLAGRSPPLAIGFFVGALALVGIPPLSGFFGKFLVFDAAARVGSAPVVGLLLLGSLLTIAYMTRTWNRSFWGVQTDAVENAAVDGVQVGVVVALAVAIVAVGVGFEPVYEFADAAATAALDSEAYVEAVDPIEPGEFESEGGEH; this comes from the coding sequence ATGACGATATCGACGCTGACGGCGGACACAGCCCTCGTGACGCTCGCGGCGCTCCCCGCGGGGACGGAATCGCAACTCGTGATCGCGCCGATGCTGATCGTCCTCGTCGCCGCCGTCGGAAGCCTGCTGCTGAGCCGATGGCCGCGGGCGCGGATCGGCGTGAGCCTCGCGGGCGGCGCGGCCTACGCGATCGCCGTCGCGGCGATCGACTGGTACGTCGTCCTCGCGCCGGACGCGCCGGGGATCGCGACCTACCAGGTCGGCGACCTGCCGGCGCCGTTCGGCATCACGCTCGTCGTCGACGGGCTCTCGGCGTTCATGCTGACGATGGTCGCCGTCCTCGGGATCGCGTCGCTGATCTTCTCGACCCGCGTACTGCCCGAGATCGACCGACGCAGTTACTACTTCCCGCTGTTTCATTTCCTGGCGCTGGGGGTCACCGGCGCCTTCCTCACCGGCGACCTGTTCAACCTGTTCGTCTGGTTCGAGGTGATGCTGATGGCCAGCTACATTTTCGTCGCCTACTACGGCGGTCCCCAGCACACCCGGGCGGCCTTCTGGTACGTCGCGCTGAACCTGCTCGCGAGCGCGGTCTTCCTGCTGGCCGTCGGCGGGATCTACGCGACGACGGGGACGCTCAACATGGCCGACCTCTCGCGGCGACTCGCCGACCCCGCGGCGTACGGCATCGAACCCGCCCCCGTCGTCGGCCTCTTCGCCCTGCTCCTGTCGGTGTTCGCGATCAAGGCCGGCCTCGTCCCCTTCCAGTTCTGGATTCCGACGGCCTACCGGGCCGCGCCGCCCCAGATCACCGCTCTGCTGGCCGGCGCGACCAAGAAGGTCGGCATCTACGCGATCATCCGCCTCTCCTTTACCGTCTTCGCCGACGCGGACGTCCCCGTCGAACTCGCCGTCCCCGGGACCGAACTGGCCGTCTCCGGCGACTCCCCGCTCGTGTTCGTCGGGAGCGCGCTGTTCGTCATGGCGGCCGCGAGCATCCTCGTCGGCGGGGTCGGCGCCGTCGGACGCGAGTCGATCGAAGGCGTGCTCGCCTACTCGAGCATCGCGCAGGTCGGCTTCATCGCGATCCCGGTGGCCATCGCGGCGACCGCGCCCGAACTGCGCCACCTCGCCGTCGTCGCCGCGCTCGTGTACGCGCTCAACCACACGCTGGCGAAGGGGCTGTTATTCCTGGCGGTCGGCGCGGTCCGGTCGGCGACCGGGACGAGTCGGCTGGCCGACCTCGGCGGACTGGCGGGGCGGTCGCCGCCGCTGGCGATCGGCTTCTTCGTCGGCGCGCTCGCGCTCGTCGGGATTCCACCGCTGTCGGGCTTCTTCGGGAAGTTCCTCGTCTTCGACGCGGCCGCTCGAGTCGGGTCGGCGCCGGTGGTCGGCCTCCTGTTGCTCGGCTCCCTGCTGACCATCGCCTACATGACCCGGACGTGGAACCGGAGTTTCTGGGGCGTTCAGACCGACGCCGTCGAGAACGCGGCCGTCGACGGCGTGCAGGTCGGGGTCGTCGTCGCGCTGGCGGTCGCCATCGTCGCGGTCGGCGTCGGCTTCGAACCCGTGTACGAGTTCGCCGACGCGGCCGCGACGGCTGCCCTGGACAGCGAGGCGTACGTCGAGGCCGTCGATCCGATCGAACCGGGCGAATTCGAGAGCGAGGGAGGTGAGCACTGA
- a CDS encoding MnhB domain-containing protein — MTTSVVMRTTARVIVPIILVVAISLFVEGHNLPGGGFIGGVLTTTAFAVIYLAFGLDFLERGVLGRDVDSGKEPSRDRVVVAYRRVFEYGLAIAVLSGLVPLLFGLPFLSQTYVIFEHVPVYGHLEIASALAFDFGVYCVVVGGLLTILSVVGAE, encoded by the coding sequence ATGACGACGTCCGTCGTCATGCGCACGACCGCCCGCGTGATCGTCCCGATCATCCTCGTCGTCGCCATCTCGCTGTTCGTGGAGGGCCACAACCTCCCCGGCGGCGGCTTCATCGGGGGCGTGCTCACCACGACCGCCTTCGCGGTCATCTACCTCGCGTTCGGGCTGGACTTCCTCGAGCGCGGGGTGCTGGGCCGGGACGTCGATTCGGGCAAGGAACCCTCTCGGGACCGCGTCGTCGTGGCCTACCGACGGGTCTTCGAGTACGGGCTGGCGATCGCCGTGCTGAGCGGGCTGGTGCCCCTCCTGTTCGGCCTGCCCTTCCTCAGCCAGACGTACGTCATATTCGAGCACGTGCCGGTCTACGGCCACCTCGAGATCGCGAGCGCGCTGGCGTTCGACTTCGGGGTCTACTGCGTCGTGGTCGGCGGCCTGCTGACGATCCTCTCGGTGGTGGGTGCCGAATGA
- a CDS encoding sodium:proton antiporter, translated as MTAVVLAAVVGALFALGTFLLLRRDLIRVVWGLAIISQAANVYLLSMGGIAAGTADSVPVLAGHGDHVPETADPLVQALVLTAIVIGFGMTAFALVLSYRVYEEHDTLDVSDLGDRE; from the coding sequence ATGACCGCCGTCGTCCTCGCGGCCGTGGTCGGCGCGCTGTTCGCGCTCGGGACGTTCCTGTTGCTCCGCCGGGACCTGATCCGGGTCGTCTGGGGGCTGGCGATCATCAGCCAGGCCGCGAACGTCTACCTGCTGTCGATGGGCGGCATCGCCGCGGGAACCGCCGACTCGGTGCCCGTCCTCGCGGGTCACGGCGACCACGTCCCGGAGACGGCCGATCCGCTGGTGCAGGCGCTCGTGCTGACCGCGATCGTGATCGGCTTCGGGATGACCGCCTTCGCGCTCGTGCTGTCGTATCGGGTGTACGAGGAACACGACACGCTGGACGTCTCCGATCTGGGTGATCGCGAATGA